The following proteins come from a genomic window of Streptomyces sp. NBC_00539:
- a CDS encoding GNAT family N-acetyltransferase → MVLTDGDVTLRPIKLRDQRAWREVNRRNRDWLRPWEATIPPPAPWGPVIHRPTYRQMVRHLRAEANAGRMLPFVIEYQGRLVGQLTVAGITWGSMCAGHVGYWVDRDVAGRGVMPTAVALAVDHCFAKVGLHRIEVCIRPENGPSRRVVEKLGFREEGLRPRYLHIDGAWRDHLVFALTAEEVPEGLLHRWHRRAAARHRDGPTGPRGLPNS, encoded by the coding sequence GTGGTGCTGACGGACGGTGACGTCACGCTCAGGCCGATAAAGCTGCGGGACCAGCGCGCGTGGCGCGAGGTCAACCGCCGCAACCGGGACTGGCTGCGGCCGTGGGAGGCCACGATCCCGCCGCCCGCGCCGTGGGGGCCGGTCATCCACCGGCCGACGTACCGCCAGATGGTCCGTCACCTGCGGGCGGAGGCGAACGCGGGGCGGATGCTGCCGTTCGTCATCGAGTACCAGGGGCGGCTGGTCGGCCAGTTGACGGTCGCCGGGATCACCTGGGGGTCGATGTGCGCGGGTCACGTGGGCTACTGGGTGGACCGCGACGTCGCGGGGCGCGGGGTGATGCCGACGGCCGTCGCGCTCGCGGTGGACCACTGCTTCGCGAAGGTCGGACTGCACCGGATCGAGGTGTGCATCCGGCCGGAGAACGGTCCGAGCCGCCGGGTGGTGGAGAAGCTCGGGTTCCGCGAGGAGGGGCTGCGGCCGCGCTACCTCCACATCGATGGTGCCTGGCGGGACCACCTCGTCTTCGCGCTCACGGCGGAGGAGGTTCCCGAGGGGCTGTTGCACCGCTGGCACCGCAGGGCGGCGGCGCGCCACCGGGACGGACCTACGGGCCCGCGGGGCCTCCCCAATTCATAA
- the sepX gene encoding divisome protein SepX/GlpR, whose translation MSSSGLIYAVIVGAWAAYLVPMWLRRQDELNEARPTERFSTAIRLLSGRAGMERRYAKGLRERGAEEVEPQPHADPDAATETVNSVEADARAFVVPPTRAEPRSAGAQRAERARREQRLQVLARRRRTTALLFLVFTLGAVVAAVGGLRFLWAPAVPALLLSAYIVHLRVQERRRYEFTMDRRRAEAAARRLREHHSRRRESEAAAGAEPDPAPPVSPQEAGRRAVVEQTDHAEWVDQQRERERGPARGDSWEPVPVPLPTYVTAPVAPRATGPAAPDAWSATRSSTAEPTEPRLRAQPGPPKPAAAEPKPPRPRGRERGRTPLFDQYEGESRPRAANE comes from the coding sequence GTGAGCAGCAGCGGCCTCATCTACGCAGTCATTGTCGGGGCCTGGGCCGCCTACTTGGTGCCCATGTGGCTCCGGAGGCAGGACGAGCTGAACGAAGCCCGTCCGACGGAACGCTTCTCCACTGCCATCCGGCTGCTTTCCGGCCGGGCGGGAATGGAGCGCCGTTACGCCAAGGGACTGCGTGAGCGCGGTGCCGAAGAGGTGGAACCCCAGCCCCACGCGGACCCGGACGCGGCGACGGAAACGGTGAATTCCGTGGAAGCCGACGCCCGGGCTTTCGTCGTGCCCCCGACCAGGGCGGAACCGAGGTCGGCCGGCGCGCAGCGGGCGGAGCGGGCCCGGCGCGAGCAGCGCCTCCAGGTCCTCGCCCGCCGCAGGCGCACCACCGCGCTGCTCTTCCTGGTCTTCACCCTGGGCGCGGTCGTCGCCGCGGTCGGCGGCCTGCGCTTCCTGTGGGCGCCGGCCGTCCCCGCGCTGCTGCTGAGCGCCTACATCGTGCACCTGCGGGTCCAGGAGCGGCGGCGCTACGAGTTCACCATGGACCGCCGGCGCGCGGAGGCGGCCGCCCGGCGGCTGCGCGAGCACCACTCGCGCCGACGCGAGTCGGAGGCCGCGGCCGGCGCCGAACCGGATCCCGCGCCGCCGGTGTCCCCGCAGGAGGCGGGGCGGCGCGCGGTGGTGGAGCAGACCGACCACGCCGAGTGGGTGGACCAGCAGCGCGAGCGCGAGCGGGGCCCGGCGCGCGGCGACAGCTGGGAGCCGGTCCCGGTCCCGCTGCCGACCTACGTGACGGCCCCGGTCGCCCCCCGCGCCACCGGTCCGGCGGCCCCCGACGCCTGGAGCGCGACCCGCTCCAGCACCGCGGAGCCGACCGAACCCCGCCTGCGCGCCCAGCCGGGCCCGCCGAAGCCCGCGGCGGCGGAACCGAAGCCCCCGCGCCCCCGCGGCCGCGAGCGCGGCCGCACCCCGCTCTTCGACCAGTACGAGGGCGAGTCCCGCCCCCGCGCCGCGAACGAGTGA
- a CDS encoding GNAT family N-acetyltransferase: MSHGITLRAVPYDHPDAVKLDDQVQLEYRARYEGEGDATVLDPAMFAPPNGLYFVAYDTTGAPVASGGWRARDESPEGYRDGDAELKRMYVIPEARGLGLARRILALLETDAREAGRLRMVLETGDQQPEAIALYRSSGYDDCPKFGYYRTYESSVCMAKPLTRSPLTR, encoded by the coding sequence ATGTCTCACGGGATTACCCTGCGCGCCGTGCCGTACGACCACCCGGACGCGGTCAAGCTCGACGACCAGGTCCAGCTCGAATACCGGGCCCGCTACGAGGGGGAGGGCGACGCGACCGTCCTCGACCCGGCGATGTTCGCCCCGCCGAACGGCCTGTACTTCGTGGCCTACGACACAACCGGCGCCCCGGTCGCGAGCGGCGGCTGGCGCGCCCGCGACGAGAGCCCGGAGGGCTACCGCGACGGCGACGCGGAACTCAAGCGCATGTACGTCATCCCCGAGGCCCGCGGCCTGGGCCTGGCCCGCCGCATCCTCGCGCTCCTCGAAACCGACGCCCGCGAGGCCGGGCGCCTGCGCATGGTCCTCGAAACCGGCGACCAACAACCGGAAGCCATAGCCCTCTACCGCTCCTCGGGCTACGACGACTGCCCCAAGTTCGGCTACTACCGCACGTACGAGTCCAGCGTCTGCATGGCCAAGCCCCTGACCCGCTCCCCCCTGACCCGCTGA
- a CDS encoding exodeoxyribonuclease III: MLTVTTVNVNGIRAAAKKGFVEWLAGSDADVVCLQEVRAEEEQIPVEAREPEGWHTVFAPAAVKGRAGVALYTRRAPERVQIGFGSAEFDGSGRYVEVDLPGVTVASLYLPSGEAGTEKQDEKYRFMEEFIAHLAELKVRAAADGREVVVCGDWNICHREADLKNWKTNRKNAGFLPEEREWLGNVYQEAGYVDVVRVLHPDTDGPYSWWSYRGRAFDNDAGWRIDLQVATPGLAGRAVKAWVERAETHPERWSDHAPVTVVYELGS; this comes from the coding sequence ATGCTCACCGTGACCACCGTGAATGTGAATGGGATCCGCGCCGCAGCGAAGAAGGGCTTCGTGGAGTGGCTCGCCGGGTCCGACGCCGACGTCGTGTGCCTCCAGGAGGTACGGGCCGAGGAAGAGCAGATCCCGGTGGAGGCGCGGGAGCCCGAGGGGTGGCACACCGTGTTCGCCCCGGCCGCCGTCAAGGGCCGGGCCGGGGTCGCGCTCTACACGCGCCGGGCGCCCGAGCGGGTGCAGATCGGCTTCGGGAGCGCCGAGTTCGACGGCTCCGGCCGGTACGTCGAGGTGGACCTGCCCGGGGTGACCGTGGCGAGCCTGTACCTGCCGTCCGGAGAGGCGGGCACGGAGAAGCAGGACGAGAAGTACCGGTTCATGGAGGAGTTCATCGCCCACCTCGCCGAGCTCAAGGTGCGGGCCGCCGCCGACGGGCGCGAGGTCGTGGTCTGCGGCGACTGGAACATCTGCCACCGGGAAGCGGACCTCAAGAACTGGAAGACCAACCGCAAGAACGCCGGTTTCCTGCCCGAGGAACGGGAGTGGCTCGGCAACGTGTACCAGGAGGCCGGCTACGTCGACGTCGTGCGCGTGCTGCACCCGGACACCGACGGGCCGTACTCCTGGTGGTCCTACCGCGGCCGCGCCTTCGACAACGACGCCGGCTGGCGCATCGACCTCCAGGTGGCCACCCCGGGGCTGGCGGGACGCGCGGTGAAGGCGTGGGTGGAGCGGGCCGAGACGCACCCGGAGCGGTGGTCGGACCACGCCCCCGTGACGGTGGTCTACGAGCTGGGGTCCTGA
- a CDS encoding MerR family transcriptional regulator — translation MAEEKTHEYRTEELAEAAGIPVRTLRFYRERKLLPPPRREGRIAWYDEHHLARLRTIAALLERGHTLGGIAELTAAFEHGRDVGQLGELLGIGWSEETPVRLTPEALADYFEGEVTPENLAASLDLGYLAVDGDEIVHVSRRLLEVSSALVREGVPLAAVLETGRRVRAHADAMAALFTELISAHLTQDALPRLRPLAKSVVEAELTMAMDRLLAPGAPGASGPSGAQDPSS, via the coding sequence GTGGCGGAAGAAAAGACACACGAATACCGTACGGAGGAGCTGGCCGAGGCGGCCGGCATCCCGGTGCGCACCCTGCGCTTCTACCGCGAGCGCAAGCTCCTCCCACCGCCCCGCCGCGAAGGCCGGATCGCCTGGTACGACGAGCACCACCTCGCCCGGCTGCGCACCATCGCCGCCCTCCTGGAACGCGGTCACACCCTCGGCGGGATCGCCGAGCTCACGGCCGCCTTCGAACACGGCCGCGACGTCGGCCAGCTCGGCGAGCTGCTCGGCATCGGCTGGTCGGAGGAGACCCCGGTACGGCTGACGCCCGAGGCGCTGGCCGACTACTTCGAGGGGGAGGTCACCCCGGAGAACCTGGCGGCCTCCCTGGACCTCGGCTACCTCGCCGTCGACGGCGACGAGATCGTGCACGTCAGCCGCCGTCTGCTGGAGGTCTCCTCGGCGCTGGTCCGCGAGGGCGTCCCGCTGGCCGCGGTGCTGGAGACCGGCCGCCGGGTGCGCGCGCACGCCGACGCGATGGCGGCCCTGTTCACGGAGCTGATCTCCGCGCACCTGACGCAGGACGCCCTGCCCCGGCTGCGTCCGCTCGCCAAGAGCGTGGTCGAGGCGGAGCTCACCATGGCGATGGACCGCCTGCTGGCCCCGGGGGCACCCGGGGCGTCGGGGCCCTCCGGAGCTCAGGACCCCAGCTCGTAG
- a CDS encoding flavin-containing monooxygenase, producing the protein MDGREHVRVAVIGSGFGGLGAAVRLRREGITDFVVLERAGSVGGTWRDNSYPGCACDVPSHLYSFSFAPNPDWPRTFSGQPAIRAYLEHVADTFGLRPHIRLDSEVRMMRWDAEELRWEIETPAGELTADVVVSATGPLSDPKVPEVPGLDTFPGKVFHSARWDHDYDLRGKRVAMIGTGASAIQIVPAIAPDVERLTLFQRTPPWVMPRTDRAISTAERWLHRQLPFTRAARRGLLWGIRELQVSAFTKRPGQLGLIESLAKANMARSIKDPQLRAKLTPSYRIGCKRILLSSEYYPALARPNVDLVASGLAEVRGSTLVAADGTETEVDAVVFGTGFHVTDMPIADRVVGAGGETLADAWKDGMQALRGATAAGFPNWMTIIGPNTGLGNSSMILMIESQLNYMADYLRQLDVLGGRAALAARPSAVGAWNRRVQARMERTVWNTGGCTSWYLDAGGRNTTVWPGTTGEFRRETRSVDLAEYEVVRVRERDRERVPAVKAAVPAPAVPAPTAPAAAPVEEGAA; encoded by the coding sequence ATGGACGGGCGCGAGCACGTGCGGGTGGCGGTGATCGGCTCCGGGTTCGGCGGGCTGGGCGCGGCGGTACGGCTGCGGCGCGAGGGGATCACGGACTTCGTCGTGCTGGAACGGGCCGGCTCGGTCGGCGGGACGTGGCGCGACAACAGCTATCCCGGGTGCGCGTGCGACGTCCCCTCGCACCTGTACTCCTTCTCCTTCGCGCCCAACCCGGACTGGCCCCGGACCTTCTCCGGGCAGCCCGCCATCCGCGCGTACCTGGAACACGTCGCCGACACCTTCGGGCTGCGCCCGCACATCCGGCTGGACTCCGAGGTGCGGATGATGCGCTGGGACGCCGAGGAGCTGCGCTGGGAGATCGAGACCCCCGCCGGTGAACTGACCGCCGACGTGGTGGTGTCGGCGACCGGGCCGCTGTCGGACCCGAAGGTGCCGGAGGTCCCGGGGCTGGACACGTTCCCCGGGAAGGTCTTCCACTCCGCCCGCTGGGACCACGACTACGACCTGCGCGGCAAGCGCGTCGCGATGATCGGCACCGGCGCCTCGGCGATCCAGATCGTGCCCGCCATCGCCCCCGACGTGGAGCGCCTGACGCTGTTCCAGCGGACCCCGCCGTGGGTGATGCCCCGCACGGACCGGGCGATCTCCACCGCCGAGCGCTGGCTGCACCGCCAGCTGCCGTTCACCCGGGCGGCGCGGCGCGGGCTGCTGTGGGGGATCCGCGAACTCCAGGTCAGCGCCTTCACCAAGCGGCCCGGTCAGCTCGGGCTGATCGAGTCCCTGGCCAAGGCCAACATGGCGCGCTCGATCAAGGACCCGCAGCTGCGGGCCAAGCTGACCCCCTCCTACCGGATCGGCTGCAAGCGGATCCTGCTGTCCAGCGAGTACTACCCGGCGCTCGCCCGGCCCAACGTGGACCTGGTGGCCTCCGGGCTGGCGGAGGTCCGGGGCAGCACGCTGGTGGCGGCGGACGGGACCGAGACCGAGGTGGACGCCGTCGTCTTCGGCACGGGCTTCCACGTCACCGACATGCCGATCGCCGACCGGGTGGTGGGCGCCGGCGGCGAGACGCTGGCGGACGCGTGGAAGGACGGGATGCAGGCGCTGCGCGGGGCGACGGCGGCCGGCTTCCCCAACTGGATGACGATCATCGGGCCCAACACCGGGCTCGGCAACAGCTCGATGATCCTGATGATCGAGTCGCAGCTGAACTACATGGCCGACTACCTGCGCCAGCTGGACGTGCTCGGCGGCCGGGCCGCCCTCGCCGCCAGGCCCTCGGCGGTGGGTGCCTGGAACCGGCGCGTCCAGGCCCGGATGGAACGGACGGTCTGGAACACCGGCGGCTGCACCAGCTGGTACCTGGACGCCGGCGGCCGCAACACGACCGTCTGGCCGGGCACCACGGGCGAGTTCCGGCGCGAGACGCGCTCGGTCGACCTCGCGGAGTACGAGGTCGTACGCGTCCGGGAGCGGGACCGCGAGCGGGTCCCGGCCGTCAAGGCGGCGGTCCCGGCGCCCGCGGTCCCGGCGCCCACCGCCCCCGCCGCCGCTCCCGTCGAGGAGGGCGCGGCATGA
- a CDS encoding alpha/beta fold hydrolase, translated as MRRPAYVTSGRYAPPPARRELVAVSADGARLHVEVHGDEDAPPVVLSHGWTCSTAFWAAQIRDLARDHRVIAYDQRGHGRSPAGRWYTTSALADDLLAVLEATLAPGERAVVAGHSMGGMTIMAAAGRPGFAERVAAALLCSTGSARLVAEALVLPVRAGRARTRITGAILGSRAPLGPVTPVGKRVLRYATMGPAATPDQVEACARIVHGCPTGVRYAWSQVLAGLDLEADLASLTVPTAVIGGTNDRLTPILHARALAAALPDCAGLTELPGMGHMTPIEAPEAVTRVIRELAARRPAQHRPDTTQATLKEKTP; from the coding sequence ATGAGGCGCCCGGCGTACGTCACCTCCGGCCGGTACGCGCCCCCGCCCGCCCGGCGCGAACTGGTCGCCGTCTCCGCCGACGGGGCCCGGCTGCACGTCGAGGTCCACGGCGACGAGGACGCCCCGCCCGTGGTCCTCTCCCACGGCTGGACCTGCTCCACCGCCTTCTGGGCCGCCCAGATACGCGACCTGGCCCGGGACCACCGGGTCATCGCCTACGACCAGCGCGGCCACGGGCGCAGCCCCGCCGGGCGCTGGTACACCACCTCCGCGCTCGCCGACGACCTCCTCGCGGTACTGGAGGCCACCCTCGCCCCCGGTGAACGGGCCGTCGTCGCGGGCCACTCCATGGGCGGCATGACGATCATGGCCGCCGCCGGGCGGCCGGGGTTCGCCGAGCGCGTCGCGGCCGCCCTGCTGTGCAGCACCGGCAGCGCGCGGCTCGTCGCGGAGGCGCTGGTCCTGCCGGTGCGCGCCGGGCGCGCGCGGACCCGTATCACCGGCGCGATCCTCGGATCCCGCGCCCCGCTCGGACCCGTCACGCCGGTCGGCAAGCGCGTGCTGAGGTACGCCACGATGGGCCCCGCCGCCACGCCGGACCAGGTCGAGGCCTGTGCGCGCATCGTGCACGGCTGCCCCACCGGCGTCCGGTACGCCTGGTCGCAGGTGCTCGCCGGGCTCGACCTGGAGGCCGACCTGGCCTCGCTGACCGTGCCCACCGCCGTCATCGGCGGCACGAACGACCGGCTGACCCCGATCCTGCACGCCCGTGCCCTCGCCGCCGCGCTGCCCGACTGCGCCGGCCTCACCGAGCTGCCCGGCATGGGCCACATGACCCCGATCGAAGCGCCGGAGGCCGTCACCCGCGTGATACGCGAGCTGGCCGCCCGCCGCCCGGCGCAGCACCGACCCGACACCACGCAGGCCACCCTGAAGGAGAAGACGCCGTGA
- a CDS encoding SDR family oxidoreductase — MSARRSLEGQVAVVTGAARGVGELLARKLSARGAKVALVGLEPEALKEVSERLHTDSDHWHADVTDHEAMARVAQEVKQRFGKVDVVVANAGVASGGPFADSDPDAWRRVIEVNLIGGAVTARAFLPVLTESRGYFLQIASLAAITPAPMMTAYCASKSGVEAFAHCLRAEVGYKGVKVGVGYLSWTDTDMVRGADQDEVMRELRGRLPWPANRTYPLGPAVDRIVAGIERRSAHVYAQWWLRGTQGVRGYLPALIAAGGRREMRHFEPRLAGIPRGLVGAGGAADEQERTADAPRG; from the coding sequence GTGAGCGCTCGCAGGAGTCTGGAAGGCCAGGTCGCCGTCGTCACCGGCGCCGCCCGCGGGGTCGGTGAGCTCCTGGCCCGCAAACTGTCCGCGCGCGGCGCGAAGGTCGCCCTGGTCGGGCTGGAGCCGGAGGCCCTCAAAGAGGTCTCCGAACGGCTGCACACCGACAGCGACCACTGGCACGCCGACGTCACCGACCACGAGGCGATGGCCCGCGTCGCGCAGGAGGTCAAGCAGCGCTTCGGCAAGGTGGACGTCGTCGTCGCCAACGCGGGCGTCGCCTCCGGCGGGCCGTTCGCCGACTCCGACCCCGACGCCTGGCGCCGGGTGATCGAGGTCAACCTGATCGGCGGGGCCGTGACCGCCCGCGCCTTCCTGCCGGTACTGACGGAGAGCCGCGGCTACTTCCTCCAGATAGCCTCCCTCGCGGCGATCACCCCGGCGCCGATGATGACGGCGTACTGCGCCTCCAAGTCCGGGGTCGAGGCGTTCGCGCACTGCCTGCGCGCCGAGGTCGGCTACAAGGGCGTCAAGGTGGGCGTCGGCTACCTCTCCTGGACCGACACCGACATGGTGCGCGGCGCGGACCAGGACGAGGTCATGCGGGAGTTGCGCGGCCGGCTGCCGTGGCCGGCGAACCGCACCTATCCCCTCGGGCCGGCCGTCGACCGGATCGTGGCCGGCATCGAGCGGCGCTCGGCGCACGTGTACGCGCAGTGGTGGCTGCGGGGCACGCAGGGCGTACGGGGATACCTCCCGGCGCTGATCGCGGCCGGCGGCCGTCGGGAGATGCGGCACTTCGAGCCCCGGCTGGCCGGCATCCCGCGGGGGCTGGTCGGCGCCGGGGGCGCCGCCGACGAGCAGGAGCGGACGGCGGACGCGCCGCGCGGCTGA
- a CDS encoding S41 family peptidase, which translates to MSHDGAYLRYPHLHDDLLCFATEDDLWVAPLVPPGATAGRAWRITVDRTRVGHPRFSPDGRHIAFTTWRSLDPEIHLAPVDGGPARRLSYWGSTDTRVCCWTPPDKDGRSDILAVSSHGQPFSYYSWAYCLPTDGSPGGRLPWGPVSDIAVQDVPGANGTPERRTLLLTGKPPHEPAAWKRYRGGATGRLWLHGTRLLEDIEGHLDSPMFVDGRIAFLSDHEGIGNLYSCLPDGTDLRRHTDHEEFYARHASSDGTRVVYQCAGDLWLVDSLAPDASPRRLDVRLGGPRAGRRTYQVPAASHVDSLSVDTTGRASAVVVRGSLYWLTHRDGPARTIADTPGVRVRLPEMLGSGGQVAYVTDAEGEDAIEIAYLPRASGPRQPRRLASGKLGRVLELVSDPDGERLAIASNDGRLLLIDATEEPEEAEESEGSGGSGGSGGEVTELVRSVNGPVNDLAFSPDGCWLTWSHPGIGRSLRQIKMARIAGPGPRTVVDVTNGRFEDENPVFTRDGRYLAFLSWRGFDPVYDVHTGDLSFPLGCRPYLVPLSSATPSPFAFTPDGRPAAGGLDPVEGESGEGDGAVTVEVEGLESRVTPFPVAASKYSALYPVHGGGLVWLRWPISGALGETFANPADMTGKPTLEYFDITKARKTELASGLDWFAVSGDGTRLVVNDDGDLRAVPATESGDSDSTVYLDLRRILHEVDPAAEWRQAFEEAGRLIRAYFWEPDMCGIDWDGVLRQYRPLVERVASPDEFADLMREVLGELGTSHAYVSPARRNEGPPHYQRAIGLLGANLVPRDGAWTVSRILPGESSDSKARSPLAGTGIREGAVLTHVDGRAVDPVAGPYPLLSAAGGTTVELTFEPAEGEGRARRVAVVPLVDERPLRYQDWVSKRRAVVRELSGGKCGYLHIPDMGGSGWAQFNRDVRMEMSRPALIVDVRGNAGGHISELVVEKLTRSILGWDLTRGAQPVSYASNAPRGPIVALADEATSSDGDMITAAFKLLGLGPVVGQRTWGGVVGMTGRHTLGDGTVITVPMNAAWFPEYGWSVENHGVEPDLAILRTPLDWAEGRHAQLDDAVHLALELLEQDPAAVPPGYEDVPDLRRPKLPPRA; encoded by the coding sequence GTGAGTCACGACGGCGCGTACCTCCGATACCCGCACCTGCACGACGACCTCCTGTGCTTCGCCACCGAAGACGACCTCTGGGTGGCGCCCCTCGTCCCGCCCGGCGCCACCGCCGGCCGGGCCTGGCGGATCACCGTCGACCGGACGCGGGTCGGGCACCCGCGCTTCTCCCCCGACGGGCGCCACATCGCCTTCACCACCTGGCGCAGCCTCGACCCGGAGATCCACCTCGCCCCCGTGGACGGCGGGCCCGCCCGCAGACTGAGCTACTGGGGTTCCACCGACACCCGGGTCTGCTGCTGGACCCCGCCGGACAAGGACGGCCGCAGCGACATCCTGGCCGTCTCCTCGCACGGCCAGCCCTTCTCCTACTACTCCTGGGCCTACTGCCTGCCCACCGACGGCAGCCCCGGCGGCCGGCTCCCCTGGGGCCCGGTCTCCGACATCGCCGTCCAGGACGTCCCGGGCGCCAACGGCACCCCCGAGCGGCGCACCCTGCTGCTCACGGGCAAGCCGCCGCACGAGCCGGCGGCCTGGAAGCGCTACCGGGGCGGTGCCACCGGCCGGCTCTGGCTGCACGGGACCCGGCTGCTGGAGGACATCGAGGGCCACCTCGACTCGCCCATGTTCGTGGACGGCCGGATCGCCTTCCTCTCCGACCACGAGGGGATCGGCAACCTCTACTCCTGCCTGCCCGACGGCACCGACCTGCGGCGCCACACCGACCACGAGGAGTTCTACGCCCGCCACGCCTCCAGCGACGGCACCCGGGTCGTCTACCAGTGCGCGGGCGACCTGTGGCTCGTCGACTCCCTGGCCCCCGACGCCTCGCCGCGGCGGCTCGACGTCCGCCTCGGCGGCCCGCGCGCGGGGCGGCGTACGTACCAGGTGCCGGCCGCCAGCCACGTCGACTCGCTCTCCGTCGACACGACCGGGCGGGCCAGCGCCGTGGTCGTGCGCGGCAGCCTGTACTGGCTCACCCACCGCGACGGCCCGGCCCGCACCATCGCCGACACCCCGGGCGTGCGCGTGCGGCTGCCGGAGATGCTCGGCAGCGGCGGACAGGTCGCGTACGTGACGGACGCCGAGGGCGAGGACGCCATCGAGATCGCCTACCTGCCCCGCGCCTCAGGGCCCCGGCAGCCGCGCCGGCTGGCCTCCGGGAAACTGGGCCGGGTCCTGGAACTGGTGTCCGACCCGGACGGGGAGCGCCTGGCGATCGCCTCGAACGACGGGCGGCTGCTGCTCATCGACGCCACGGAGGAGCCGGAGGAGGCGGAGGAGTCCGAAGGCTCGGGCGGATCGGGCGGCTCCGGCGGCGAGGTCACCGAGCTGGTGCGGTCCGTCAACGGCCCGGTCAACGACCTGGCGTTCTCCCCCGACGGCTGCTGGCTGACCTGGTCGCACCCCGGCATCGGGCGGTCGCTGCGCCAGATCAAGATGGCGCGGATCGCCGGCCCCGGCCCCCGTACGGTCGTCGACGTCACCAACGGCCGCTTCGAGGACGAGAACCCGGTCTTCACCCGGGACGGCCGCTACCTCGCCTTCCTGTCGTGGCGCGGCTTCGACCCGGTGTACGACGTGCACACCGGCGACCTGTCCTTCCCGTTGGGCTGCCGCCCGTACCTGGTGCCCCTGTCCTCGGCCACTCCTTCCCCGTTCGCGTTCACCCCCGACGGCAGGCCCGCCGCCGGCGGACTCGACCCGGTGGAGGGCGAGTCGGGCGAGGGCGACGGCGCCGTGACGGTGGAAGTGGAGGGGCTGGAGAGCCGGGTGACGCCCTTCCCGGTCGCCGCGTCGAAGTACTCCGCCCTCTACCCCGTGCACGGCGGCGGGCTGGTCTGGCTGCGCTGGCCGATCTCGGGCGCGCTCGGCGAGACCTTCGCCAACCCGGCGGACATGACCGGCAAGCCGACTCTGGAGTACTTCGACATCACTAAGGCGCGCAAGACCGAGCTGGCCTCGGGGCTGGACTGGTTCGCGGTCAGCGGGGACGGCACCCGGCTGGTGGTCAACGACGACGGCGACCTCCGCGCGGTCCCGGCGACCGAGTCGGGCGACAGCGACTCCACCGTCTACCTGGACCTGCGGCGCATCCTGCACGAGGTCGACCCGGCCGCCGAATGGCGCCAGGCCTTTGAGGAGGCGGGCCGGCTGATCCGCGCCTACTTCTGGGAGCCGGACATGTGCGGCATCGACTGGGACGGGGTGCTGCGCCAGTACCGCCCCCTGGTCGAACGGGTCGCGTCCCCCGACGAGTTCGCGGACCTGATGCGCGAGGTGCTCGGCGAGCTCGGCACCTCCCACGCCTACGTTTCCCCCGCGCGCCGCAACGAGGGCCCCCCGCACTACCAGCGGGCCATCGGCCTCCTCGGCGCCAACCTCGTCCCCCGCGACGGCGCCTGGACCGTGTCGCGGATCCTGCCCGGCGAGTCCTCGGACTCCAAGGCCCGCTCCCCGCTCGCCGGCACCGGCATCCGCGAGGGCGCGGTCCTCACCCACGTCGACGGCCGCGCGGTCGATCCGGTGGCGGGGCCGTACCCCCTGCTGTCGGCGGCGGGCGGCACCACGGTCGAGCTGACCTTCGAGCCGGCCGAGGGGGAGGGCCGGGCGCGCCGGGTCGCGGTCGTCCCGCTCGTCGACGAACGGCCGTTGCGCTACCAGGACTGGGTCTCCAAGCGGCGGGCGGTGGTCCGGGAGCTCAGCGGCGGCAAGTGCGGCTACCTCCACATCCCCGACATGGGCGGCTCGGGCTGGGCCCAGTTCAACCGGGACGTGCGGATGGAGATGTCGCGGCCCGCGCTGATCGTGGACGTGCGCGGCAACGCGGGCGGGCACATCAGCGAGCTGGTGGTGGAGAAGCTGACCCGGTCGATCCTCGGCTGGGACCTCACGCGGGGCGCGCAGCCGGTCTCGTACGCCTCGAACGCGCCCCGGGGTCCGATCGTGGCACTGGCCGACGAAGCGACCTCCTCCGACGGGGACATGATCACGGCGGCGTTCAAGCTGCTGGGGCTCGGGCCGGTCGTCGGCCAGCGCACCTGGGGCGGGGTGGTCGGGATGACCGGCCGGCACACCCTGGGCGACGGCACGGTGATCACCGTCCCGATGAACGCGGCGTGGTTCCCGGAGTACGGCTGGTCGGTGGAGAACCACGGCGTGGAGCCGGACCTCGCGATCCTGCGCACCCCGCTCGACTGGGCGGAGGGGCGGCACGCGCAGCTGGACGACGCCGTGCACCTGGCGCTGGAGCTGCTGGAGCAGGACCCGGCAGCGGTCCCGCCCGGCTACGAGGACGTGCCGGACCTGCGCCGGCCGAAGCTACCGCCGAGGGCGTAG